Below is a genomic region from Biomphalaria glabrata chromosome 3, xgBioGlab47.1, whole genome shotgun sequence.
TGCAATTTTCCATCTTGGCTAATGAATCGTTCTGGGTTAAATGCCATGACGTCATGTCCCCATATTTGTGAATCATGTAAGACAGAGTCCAGGCAAGGCAGGATGAAGGTATCTTTAGGGATGGTGTAGCCCCTAACTTGCATATCACTGTGACATGTGCGAGGCAAAAAATTGGGGGCTATACTGGCCAGTCTCTGGGTCTCCATGATAGCTGCGTTCAAGTACGTCAGACTCTGTTTGTCTTGCATGTTAGGTACTCTCTCTGTTCCAACATGCTCATTAATTTCATCAAATATTTTCTTCTGGACATCTGGATGATGTAACATGTACAGTACAAACCAGTAGATTGTCGTGAAAGTAGTTTCCGACCCAGCAGcaaataaatcaaagaaaatcatttttagatttctttcatcCATGGTCGTAGTTACGCCGCTTTGTTCCCTCTTCTTCTGTTCTTTTACATACTCAGTTAAAAAAACATTCCAAACGCTCGCTGCTCAGACATTTCTCGATGCACACATCAAAAAGTTGGAATATCTCTTTGACTCCTCGTTCAGTTTTCTTTGATACGAAACAAATCGCCAGGTAGATACCTCAGTATGGGTACGAACACTACGCAactattcaaattaaaattttggcCGAGGGTCGATATATTGGATAAAACCTCATGCCTAACAAGATTGAGCAAATGTTATTTGAAATACTGACATTAGTCATTGGGAATATGTCAATTGGTTTTCCAGTAATGACAGAcagagcacgaagaaagggaccttttttttttaaaatgctatttTAGAGATTCCATTCCCTTGGTCTGCTTGGCACGCCCAAAAGGTAAGTAGCCACagatatataaaacaaagtgaAGTACGAGTTTTTAATAAACACTCACCAAATCCATAGCAGTGACTGGCCTGTCTGTGAAGTCCCTGGCCCGGTGGACGAGTATCTCTTTAATGAGCACATAGCCGTAGAGTAAAACAATGACCTTTGAACCTATTCGcagactgaaagaaaaaaaaagaaatattgcaataataataaaatatttaatagtcTTCAATTTTAATAGCTCACAACAAAAGGTAGTACTTATGGGTGACCTCAATAAGACAATACAATAATGCAGCCACTACAAAACATTAAGACAATACAATAATGCAGTGACTACAAAACATTAAGACAATACAATAATGCAGCCACTACAAAACATTAAGACAATACAATAATGCAGCCACTACAAAACATTAAGACAATACAATAATGCAGTGACTACAAAACATTAAGACAATACAATAATGCAGCCACTACAAAACATTAAGACAATACAATAATGCAGCCACTACAAAACATTAAGACAATACAATAATGCAGCGATCTTAAAACATTTAGACAATACAATAATGCAGCCACTACAAAACATTAAGACAATACAATAATGCAGCCACTACAAAACATTAAGACAATACAATAATGCAGCCACTACAAAACATTAAGACAATACAATAATGCAGCCACTACAAAACATTAAGACAATACAATAATGCAGCCACTACAAAACATTAAGACAACACAATAATGCAGCCACTACAAAACATTAAGACAACACAATAATGCAGCCACTACAAAACATTAAGACAATACAATAATGCAGCCACTACAAAACAGTGCCCTTATAAAGAGGAGAAACAAAGTagattttatgtaaattaattttACCATTAAGATGACATTAATAACACAAACaccacatttctttttttttttttttttaccgtgaCCACAAAATTCACACAATGATGGTCGatagttgtaaatgtaaatACCAGCCGATTAATCCCCGGTCACTCAATCGCCGTCATTTAATCCCTGGTCATTTATTCCCGTCACTCAATCCCCGGTTATTTAATCTCAGGTCAATGAATTCCCGTCACTCCATCCCCGGTTATTTAATCTCAGGTCAATGAATTCCCGTCACTCCATCCCCGGTTATTTAATCTCAGGTCAATGAATTCCCGTCACTCAATCCCCGGTTATTTAATCTCAGGTCAATGAATTCCCGTCAATTAATCCCAAGGTCATTTAATTCtccttaaaaaaagtaatatttcatAAGTCATTGGATGATTGTGCTTTTAACACTTTGACCTTTGATTTGATCTTATAATCTTATATTATctgttatatatgttatatatttatactagCAATACACACTGGCTACGCTCGTCGATTTGTTTCCAGGCGTTTAATTATGGACGGACACCCCCCCCTCTTTCCCCCCtttcttttaaatcttaatAAACAGGCTATACTATGGATACCAGCCCATGAGCCCAtatagcaggaaatgagaaggctgacacactcgccaagagtgggagaactaactcacaaataaactctgcactctatccagaagaaatgaagaaattaattgtaaacagaataaatgagaaatggacgagctcccatccaaatcacaagaaagatgacgcttactataagctatcccgacaagaccaacgtctaatctttcgactcaggaccggacagaacagaatgcgacaacacatgtaccggaagctcaaaactggaaccagtgaaatctgcccatgtggagtatcaccagagaatgccgaccacgtcctccaaaactgctctctctaccaagaggcccgtataagacattggccccaaatcaccccaatagaaagaaaactatatggagagctccctgattttgaaaccactgcgcagttcatctcatgtattggtctagtcatctgaacactccaacataacaatgagaacgataaagaagaagaaaaaggctATACTATaacctaacatacttttttttttagcccgtgaattaaagttaactgttacaatgaaatttcatggcccactctctctttccttctctctctctctttttcgcaCTCTGGAAcccgccattttttttaaaaacctgcgTATCATAATTTCTCCTACATAGATTTTCGAGTTGGTTTGGAAAGACCCTCCCCTCTCCCCCTTTACACTCATATTTTGGGCCCATCAATTCTCTTTACACTGGTACTTATCCTCCCTCCCCagccccccccctaaaaaacaCAAAGTTAGTCCTTGTACAATCTGTGTCTAttcttcggcttctcaattaaatctatattatattttggTTGATATAAGTTGATAGATAAAGTGATTATAAACTCACGGTACAATGATGGCCCTAGAAGCATTTACACTAAAACGGAATATAAGTCTTTAGCTATAAAGAGATTGCAGATGGAATAACTTACCTGGTGATGTCCCCGCATCGCTCACGCCACTGATCTCCTCTTCGGCCTCATGTCTGAAAGCAATTCCCGCACATTTCCAAAGAGGGAAAGTGGACTGACTGGACACGGAGGCAGACGTCGAACTTGTCTGTTGAGCCAattgtagaagaaataaaaagactCTGCACCTAGAAGTAACGACAcctcaaaggtagataactccATCGtttgttctcaatgtttctgTTGTTATCTTTCTTAGTGAAATAAATAGATACAACAAAGTCCTTGCAGATCTAATATTGGGATTATCAGCCTGCGAatcgcgaccccccttgggggttcgattgacgatttgtcaggggtcgcctaaggccAACAAaactatgaatttaaaaaaaattataacgtctAAACCTTAAGATTCTACAAAGTTTGTTTTCAATTagaagttactttttttttttacaaagctaatataatCTCAATCTGAACagtttaaattaatgtaaattaatGCATAACACAACGTTACGCCCTTGCACTGCACAATTAATTGTCTTCCGTTTGGAGTAcaaaatattatcattatggAAGACGTAGATCTCTTAGTTTCGTGCTATAACTGTGACGCCTCtgataacatatttaaaaaagtaataatcAACTAGATTTCAAGTAAAACTAAAGCTGTACTCTTCCTTAGTGGTCTCTATACTTCTATCTGGTTGTGAAAGCAGGACACTGAACGTTGAGggtgaaataaaaattgtaacctctgagagtaaatgctacagaaaaatgcaaGGTATCAGAAACcaagaaaagaagacaaatgattTAGTACTAGTACAAGTCATCACACTGTCGGATGTTAGTGCAACATTTGCACAGGGTAGAtacaaaagctgagctggttcggtcATACTGTAAGACATGACTAGCTGTCAAAAGTCGTCCTTCAAGGCACAGTGGAGGGAGCAAGAGTCGTCGAAAGAAAAGTTGGCTGGAAAACATGAAAGAGTGGACCaacctctctcttgatatcctactaAAAATAACTGTTGACCGGGaaaatagtgtgtgtgttggggggggggctggttACGGGAAATGTTACATCCCCCATACGAGTTAAGTCAAGGGACCGATGAGATGAGACGTTACTAGCTAGTAGTAATAAGTTGAACCAAAAATCAACGTATTCTATTGATCTGTTTAGTTTGCAGCATTGTAAGTCATTGAAATGAAttctttcatcaatatgtgTCAAAATCTCTTGGagtcttaattttatttttaaaatattcttacCTTTCTCCGTAGTTCTCATATAAAAAGGCAATGCCTATTGCCTGGCAGTGTGCACCCCTTTTTTTGGCGTCCCAAAATAGGTCCCAAGAGAAAGGGGAAGGGTTTGGCGTAGAGCTAGCGACCCCAACCTGTAAAACCCCATTTGATACAGAAACGGTGAAGGGAGAATCTAAGTCCAAGCCAAGTAGAACAGTAAGACAATGGTACCCCTCCCCTCCCAAATTCAGCCATCTTTTCTGAAAAGACAAATACAAATCTCTTACGAAGACCATGACACATACATCTTCACTCGAACCTTGATGAAAAACATCCAAATATGAGAGACACAGACGGCGAAATAATATATAGAATAGTCTCCCCTTTCTCGCAGACcacgatttcgaagattaaaaATGAATGCAGCATTTCACACGACAGATTTAgatattatttctaaattttcatttgcagaaacaaaattggaaccagtgaaatctgcccatgtggagtatcaccagagaatgccgaccacgtcctccaaaactgctctctttaccaagaggcccgtataagacattggccccaaaacaccccaatagaaagaaaactatatggagagctccctgattttggaaaccactgcccAGTTCATcacatatattggtctagtcgtatgaacactccaacataacaatgagaacgaagaagaagaagaaatttgcaaaaaaaaaaaaaacaaatctcctGGAATCAACGTATGAAGCGAACAAAgcaaacatttaatttaaaaaacaaatacaaactaTCACAACAAAGCTCACAATTTTTGATTGAAGTTGTGAATCAAAAAAACTCAAACTTTATGCTGCAGTTATGAACGAAACAATATTCTAATTATATCTTTTCTCAGAATGAGGCTAATGTTTGACATGGTAAACAATCACTACAACTGTAACAAACAAAAGTACAAAAGAAGATAATAAATGTAATGGCTCTTAGGTCTTCACCTTGGTCTGTATAGAAGTTGAAAATAAGATACAACTTTGATGTCCTTGTTAAACTTACATGTTACTGGTGATTGGTGGAGagtaaataaagagataaagggagagagagaggggaagaaggtgaaagagataaagataaagagtaagagagagaaagagagagagagagaaagagagagtttaGTGGGTGAATGATAGACCAAGTGCctggaacttaaaaaaaaactgacaccAGTGTCAGGGTTCGAATCCATCCTTACTAACTTCCAGGGGCAGACCTTGCACTCTGTAGGGAAGataatgatgttaaggttatctgtttctttggccgacgAGCAGGCTGttacgtggccagcacaacgaccaaccaccttttcttttcccaaataaagtcaggtacccaatagagtggACTAAGAGACGCCctgaaaatcccaaaattcaaaatcacagtcttcatcgagattcgaaccctggacccctgTATTtgaggccaagcgctttaccaatcagccaccgcgccccattTCATAATTAGACATTCATATTTGTTTAagttcaatggacctcattcaccaatcgtaaacaaacagcatttagtcacgtgatcttattgataaatcaatgaaaaaaactgtcacgtgacagccatcatgaattaaacatgagatcgtaaattatatagaagagatagagcaccacgtggctaaatgttgtttgtttacgattggtgaatgaggtccatttctctttaaattttctttaaactAGTAAGTGGATCTCAAAGCGTAAAGAAAAGTTATCCAATCTAGCAAAGCTTCCAGGTTGAACAGAGCAAGGCTAATCTTTACAGTAGTCCTGGCTGCAGACCTGTGATGCAGACAGAGGACCTGTGATGCAGACCTGTGATGCAGACCTGTGACGCGGCAACCTCTGAAGGCTGCGTCTTAGAACGGTGTTCACGTGTCATACATTGGGTTATTTCTGCTCATATTGACGAGTACACAGAGTCGTTGAGATAACCTGAACTATATATCTATGTTCTATCAGATTAACAACAGCTCAGTCGATACCTAAATATGCATGTCACAAGGTTGACCTCTCACCTCTGAACTGACATAAGATTACTAAGAGTACAAATAACTACAAGCTGTCAagttaacaagcaaaatacaaaaaaaaaaactttttaaaaacaaagcttatattaagtgtatcaattagttttgatctagtcatgtaattaaatttgtaataagcctcagacgacaatctataaagggaactaattcagatAATATCATCACTTCAGTCGAATACTatatctttcattttttttcccttggaaagatggactaattcagcttattccaccacttcagtcgagtacagtttctttcccttgtttgagatactaaacaaagtaatttattaccaatagataattaactaattgtgtttttttttaaattgattcttgtgttgtcaggtaaaaagcaaaaattgtgcaaaattttctCTTGTCAGAGATTGGGTgacggagaaataacgtgtacaaacttttagccagacagacagacagagtgagttgatataagctttgtaaaaaaatatttttcaaattggCGCAGCAACAGAGTAGAACTATAGATCTACAGATTTTAACACCTAATACAAACTAAAACAAGAGCGATAACTGCTACTATTTGTAAAATAGTTCAGGGGTAAGTGTGTCTAAGTTTCCTCccttctttcttttcattacaAGAGGGTTTGAATTTTGTCCCTAATCCTGAAGGTAGTATTTACATATCTTATACTGCACGTTCTAAagcttaatttgtttttttatcaggCCTCGCCCTTGACCAGTCCTTTTATCTTGACCAATCCTTTTATCTTGACCAGTCCTTTTATCTTGACCAATCCTTTTATCTTGACCAATCCTTTAATCTTGACCAATCCTTTTATCTTGACCAATCCTTGCATTCTGTATTTaccaaagaacaaaacaaagtcTCATACAACACATTTCTAGATGATACATTATTAATAAGCTTACACttgtacttatttatttttatttcaaactatttcatagatcatacaatttttttatacaattaatTTATCTATAAATATTGCGACATTTTTTGTTGGAGATTCTTGACTTTCAATTGTCTGCCCTTGTCTATATTCTTTTGGATTAATTTGGTTTCTGTAGTTTGTTTATAGTCTGTTCTAAGTCTCCAAAACATTCAGTTTcatcttgttttcttgttgttttgctTGGCTTTTGTTTTCCAGAAACAATTGGGGGAAAAAATTCCATTTCATTTGTTCTTATTTGCGGCTCCAGCTCGAGGCTGCTAAAGTTTTGTTTCAGTACCAAGGGATGCAATTCTTGCTACTCTCCCTTTTGGTGTGAACGGTTGGCTCCTTTCGTAGAGTTTTCGCAGGGGTCAAGACC
It encodes:
- the LOC106060363 gene encoding cytochrome P450 2D10-like gives rise to the protein MDERNLKMIFFDLFAAGSETTFTTIYWFVLYMLHHPDVQKKIFDEINEHVGTERVPNMQDKQSLTYLNAAIMETQRLASIAPNFLPRTCHSDMQVRGYTIPKDTFILPCLDSVLHDSQIWGHDVMAFNPERFISQDGKLQIPKEFIPFSVGNRTCLWREYGQNEFVSLQIKHDSKV